The stretch of DNA AGTCGAGCGGCACGTCCGAGACCGGCTACGTGCTCGTCGCCGTGTCCAGCGCCGACACCGACCAGACCATCGCGCGCTTCACGGTCATCTTCCTCGGCTTCGGCATCTCGGTGATCCTGCTCGGCGCGATGCTCACCCGACTCCTCGTGACCGCGACGTTCGACCCGCTGCGCGATGTCGAGGACACCGCCGCCCGGTTCGCCGCCGGCGACTTCAACCAGCGCCTCGAGTCGGACACCCCGAACACCGAGGTCGGTCGACTGAACCGATCCCTGAACGCGATGCTCGAGCGGATCGACTCCGCGTTCGAGGACCGTGAGCGCACGATCGACCAGATGCGCCGCTTCGTCGGTGACGCATCGCACGAGCTCCGGACCCCACTGGTGTCGCTGCGCGGGTACGCCGAGCTGTACCGGATGGGGGCGCTCCGCAAGGAGGAGGACGTCGCCCAGGCGATGGACCGCATCGAGAAGGAAGCGCAGCGGATGGGCCTGCTCGTGCAGGACCTGCTCCAGCTCGCCCGCATCGACGAGTCGAAGCCGCTCGAACTCGGCCCGGTCGACCTCGTCGCCATCGCCCGGGACTCGGCGCTCGACACCATGGCGTCGAACCCCGACCGCGAGATCCAGGTGCTGGTCGAGGACGCCGTGACCGGTGTCAGCGTGCCGCAGGCGGTGCGTCCCAGCGCCTTCGGGCAGGACACCGGCGAGACCCCGGTCTCGCCGCCGTCGGCGAACACGACCGGCCCGATCGCGTTCTCGCGGCAGACCATCGCGCGGCTCCGCGCCCGCCGGACCCGGGCGATGGGGGTCGACGGCACCGCCCCGACCGACGAGACCACGCCCCTGCCGACCGTCGTGCTGCCGGCCCGTCCCCCGATCGTCCTGGCGGAGGAGAACAAGATCCGCCAGGTCGTGACGAACCTGATGGGCAACGCCATGCGCTTCACGGAGTACGACGACCCGATCGAGATCGGCATCGGCGTGGACGACGACCGCGGCATGGCACACCTCGACGTCATCGACCACGGCGAGGGCATCCCGCCGCAGCTCCGCGACAAGATCTTCCAGCGCTTCTGGCGTGCGGACACCTCCCGCGCTCGG from Curtobacterium sp. SGAir0471 encodes:
- a CDS encoding sensor histidine kinase produces the protein MHTRMSRWWDGISLRTKITGITVLLVALGLLVAGLGTMTVLSTYLMQQLDNTVKQTTEQLEGQNISDGQQYCTLSIVLSQSAYVAAYDSRGDKICQTRASSRPDIRSLDFSAAAQSSQRFSLYDSQHDHEWRAQIIPASLQNQSSGTSETGYVLVAVSSADTDQTIARFTVIFLGFGISVILLGAMLTRLLVTATFDPLRDVEDTAARFAAGDFNQRLESDTPNTEVGRLNRSLNAMLERIDSAFEDRERTIDQMRRFVGDASHELRTPLVSLRGYAELYRMGALRKEEDVAQAMDRIEKEAQRMGLLVQDLLQLARIDESKPLELGPVDLVAIARDSALDTMASNPDREIQVLVEDAVTGVSVPQAVRPSAFGQDTGETPVSPPSANTTGPIAFSRQTIARLRARRTRAMGVDGTAPTDETTPLPTVVLPARPPIVLAEENKIRQVVTNLMGNAMRFTEYDDPIEIGIGVDDDRGMAHLDVIDHGEGIPPQLRDKIFQRFWRADTSRARDTGGSGLGLAIVSGIVQAHNGSVEVFDTEGGGATFRVWLPLLPRDYTPTPKAPAA